One Cydia splendana chromosome 21, ilCydSple1.2, whole genome shotgun sequence genomic region harbors:
- the LOC134801333 gene encoding uncharacterized protein LOC134801333, producing MPKPKRSTREKIERYKRKLYDLEVKSDDNKRRKRQVRSSSESDVSEHGENHLQNLDQELDVENIDYDPGVHEEGAPPEEAPVPAAPAIPAAPAEQAAPILDQVDAPAQPAPPATDATEPPLDPTLLAALGESTSDTPEYGTSVHDSLANLWLPILKKGLAKENKDTLLKEYLIPNHCKLLQAPKLNAEISAAVTEVVRGRDKKYVAVQQQLGQGIAAVSRAPDVLLKTENKLEALKYLSDGCRILSDAHNFFTKDRIKLITPSLEKIFLHVIQDAERDESLFGNTLSEKIKASKAIERQGQQIKKTVSAPKPGTSNSTNTRAFTTQGNWSGPPRYSSNRGGRGRYRRTNPTRRSYINRPAPTRHPAPTKSQAPAQQ from the exons ATGCCGAAGCCTAAGCGTAGTACCCGCGAAAAAATCGAAAGATATAAAAGGAAACTTTATGATTTAGAAGTTAAAAGTGACGATAACAAACGTCGTAAACGTCAAGTTAGATCTTCAAGTGAGTCGGATGTCAGTGAACACG GTGAAAATCACCTACAAAACCTAGACCAAGAGCTAGATGTTGAAAATATTGATTACGATCCTGGCGTACATGAAGAAGGGGCTCCTCCAGAGGAAGCGCCCGTCCCGGCTGCGCCCGCCATACCGGCCGCACCAGCTGAACAGGCCGCGCCGATACTGGATCAAGTTGACGCTCCCGCGCAGCCCGCGCCTCCTGCCACTGATGCCACGGAGCCGCCTCTGGACCCCACGCTACTTGCAGCGCTTGGCGAATCCACCTCCGATACGCCTGAATACGGAACAAGCGTTCACGATAGTCTTGCTAATTTATGGCTACCTATTCTGAAGAAAGGTTTGGCAAAAGAAAATAAGGACACACTCCTTAAGGAATATTTAATTCCTAATCATTGTAAATTATTACAAGCGCCAAAGCTTAACGCCGAGATATCGGCCGCTGTAACAGAGGTGGTACGCGGACGTGACAAAAAATATGTCGCCGTCCAACAACAACTCGGTCAAGGTATAGCAGCTGTAAGTCGGGCC ccggaTGTCCTTTTAAAGACCGAAAACAAACTTGAAGCCCTCAAATATTTGAGTGACGGATGCCGTATACTCTCTGATGCGCATAATTTCTTTACAAAAGACCGAATAAAGTTAATTACGCCAAGCTTAGAGAAAATTTTTCTTCACGTAATTCAAGACGCCGAACGGGATGAATCGCTATTTGGCAATACTTTATCTGAAAAGATTAAAGCTAGTAAGGCTATCGAGCGTCAAGGTCAACAAATCAAAAAGACTGTCAGTGCACCAAAGCCTGGCACTTCTAATTCGACGAACACTCGGGCCTTCACAACACAGGGAAACTGGTCCGGTCCTCCCCGTTATTCGTCGAACAGGGGGGGGCGAGGACGGTATCGCAGGACGAATCCGACGCGTCGCTCGTACATCAACAGACCTGCCCCGACGCGGCACCCAGCGCCGACCAAGTCGCAAGCGCCAGCACAACAATAG